TTAACACAGCGGGTAGGGAAAATGGTGCATTGATATGTGGCTGTAGCCAAAATTACATTGCGTTTCCTTCCTTTAGCCTCATATGTtctgtgtgctttttaattCAGTGTCTTGATTCATTGTCCAAAGTATCACGGTAGAACAATGCTACAAAAAATATAGCTAtgttcagtatgtcatttcaattaaaatatataattaatattCCATAATCTATAGTTCTGTTCTTAAAGTTCACACTtgaatttaatgtattttcagtgGTGTAAATATGACTGTGCTGAGGGATGATTGTTGTCACAGCCCGTGTAGTTTGGCATTTACATGTCTGAGGTACTACTATACttattttttaacatatcaATTCATATTTGCCTTTGCATTGATTTATAAttcaaaaacagtgtttcaaagATGACATGCTTAATTCTGTATGCTGGTGTAGATGGCAAAGGCAATGATGAAGGCATATCCTGCATTGCCTCTCATGTCCTTTGACACATCAAAGAAGGAGATGGCTTTGGAAAGGACTAAGTTTGCACTGGCAGTACTGAATGATTCAggtttaagtcatttttctcttttattcacattaagtAGTTCATCTTGTTGTGAAAGTAAATACAATCATACACAACCAAATGAACTACATCCTCTGTAAAGAGTCCACACAgttcatattgtttttgtcaaaagtgTAAAagattttatgaaaaaaaaaaaacagttatataTACCATACATTTCAGACTCCCATCACAGAATCAAAAAGAACTCTTACCAAATGTCTATATTGTCAACTGGAACTGAAACAGAAGTTATATCactttaattttgtaaatgtatagatttatttatgtctgtattttttccctCAGTAAAGCTTCACAATACTGATTGTTAAATTTATTAAATAGACTTGAAAACTCCTTCAACATATCTGAGTTGATGACTATTAATGATCCAGCTGACAAGCTATATATAAATTGAGAGCAACACAGCAGCCAATGTAACAGATCAATGTAGAATGTAAGAAATTAATGGGAATGGATTCCACCAATTCATTCCCATTAATTTGTTTGGAATTcccattgatttgtttgtttatactgGTGTAACCGGTTACACCAATAAACTATGGAATGTGTACATATGTGAATTataacagaaatgtgttttatttcagtgttagaTCTGGACAACCACTGTGTGATGTGCTCTGCCTCAAAGCCCCCTGGACCAGGGCCTCCAGCTGGTGGGTGAGTTTTTGTGACTGTTTCTTGTACATTTATCAATTGGGGTTTATTGTATAGTTATAGAAGAATTTTCTTGGAATTTTCTAAACTTAGCACCAAGCCACCAAAACCAATGTCAAGGGCTACCTTACTTCCCAAGATACATAAAAActataaatgaaaaagataCTAAATGTTGACACTATGACTAAAATAATGGATTAAAAGTGTAACTGTGCCCTTCCACTGTAATATTTGGTGTCCAGAACTGTAGTCTATTGTCCTCTACACAGATAGAGACCCtagattttgaaaacaaaatgctgtggTATACTGCAGTGCAAACCTGATGAAGACATATCTTTCTTTCATTGACTTCAAGATGATGGCTTTTTGTTATTTGATTATAAAGGATTAACACAGCATATTAAACACATTGTAAAAGTGTAACGCAATGGACATAAATCTCTTAATACAAATTATTGTGGCAAACAATTTGCAGTCAGAAAGTAGGTGTCAGTTAAGGAAAGCCAAAggtcacattatttttcttttacgaTATAAAGTctacattgttaaaaaaaaaaaaagaaaaaaaaaaaggattgtttgTTATACATGCTCAATGGTGCAGTCAGAAAGTAGGTGTCAGTTAACGAATGCCAAGGGTCACATTAATTTTAAGTctacattgttaaaaaaaaaaaaaaaaatgtttgttatacATGTTCAATGGTGATTTCTGATGTATGAGTGAAATATACTTCTAATATTTACAAGATactattatgtgtgtgtttgtagtatCACATATTTCCATCACCTTGTTCTCTGTAAGGGACTTGTCTGTTTCTGAAACACTTCTTTACATTGTAGTTTAAACCTCTGatattttttaatggttttttaaaatgtaaattttagcattttagctcaatagCTTCCGGGTCATGTGACCTAATGACCCCAAACCAGCCCAGGATCATAGTACTCCACTGGAGGGTGGTGATACacctcttatttttccattttaagttttgaaatattttataataattttttaatatcattagcattttagctcaatagcttccaggtcatgtgaccaaaTGACCCCAAACCAGTGCAGGATCATAGTACTGCACTGGGGGGTTGAGATACACCtcttatatttccattttaagttttagaatattttataataatttttaaatatcaattttagcattttagctcaatagCTTCTGGGTCATGTGACCTAATGACCCCACACCAGTCCAGGATCATAGTACTCCACTGGGGGGTTGAGATACAcctcttgtttttccattttaagttctagaatattttataatatttttttgatgtcaattttagcattttagctcaatagCTTCAAGGTCATGTGACCTACTTATTCCAAACCAGTGCAGGATCATAGTACTCCACTGGGGGGGTTGAGATACacctcttatttttccattctaagttttagaatattttataataatttttaaatatcaattttagcattttagctcaatagCTTCCGGGTCATGTGACCTAATGACCCCAAACCAGTGCAGGATCATAGTATTGCACTGGGGGGTTGAGATACacctcttatttttccattttaagttctagaatattttataataattttttaattttaacacTCCTGATCATCAAGCTGTCGATCTTGGCTTGGAAGTCTGCTGGCAGTTTTTGGGACATCGATGTCCGTGCTCTGATAGAGAGGCGGCTGCGCTGCATGAAGCGGTAACACCAAGAAGGACCTCCCGCAAAGTCACTGATGTTCATCTCCTTGGCAACTACCACCTGGGCGTGGAGGCGTAACTGAACTGTTGACAAGCCTCTCCCAGCGGCACATTGTTCAAGCACCCATCTGTGAACTTGTTCCTCTAGCTGTGGCCATCTAGCTTTTAGCCTGCGATTagcttttttggttttcttcatTGTCGTTAGAGTATCCTCCGCTTTTCGCCGGTCCCTCACAAGTTTCTCGCTCACTCCAAactttctttcagctgctcgATTACCGTTTTcagctgcatattttacaacttGCAGCTTGTAATCTGCTGagtctgattttctttttgggggcatatttctttttctgttcaatCTTTCTCACTTGTCTTTATaggtttatgttttatattttaatttttctgtggTACAGGAGTAATAGGCGTAGCAGATAATGGCACACTATCCTAGGGCGCCCCCCCGCGGCTGTCAGCATGAACATGAGAAATTACCTGTATATCTTAATATATAAGTCGCACCTGAGTATAAGTCGCAGGACCAgccaaaccatgaaaaaaagtgCGACTTATAGTCCGAAAAATACGGTAATTGAAACCCAATGCACGACCCTCCGGAGTATAATAGCGCCTTAAATTTTACTTGAAATAAGTTGCAACTTGTCCTCCCAAACTTTAGGtctgttttctgccagaaaacaaagtaCAGGCAATGTCTCAGTTTAACCATGCCCCGTATAGGAACACTTGTACACAACCACTGTTCACATCCAAACTCACCATTgggggcgccgcttagctcggttggtagcacgcgacccatgtgccgaggctctgcagctgaCCCGGGTTTGACTCCcagcccgggtccctttgctgcgtgtcactcttaccctgtttcctgtcacactcttcagtaAAGTAACCTAGAACTGTACGTTAGGATGACCAGAAATGCTAgaatatgcatttgttaaatCAATAACTGAAAACCTTGTCTGATAGaattttttaacataaatattacatcatCTGCTGGATGCTGACCAGCTTTGCTTATGACCCTAGTATGTTTTAATGAACTCCACCcccctttgatttattttcagacaaGTCGATACATGGCAAGATTAGCAATTCAACAATGGCACCTTGGTTTATGAAAGACTGAACAACAGAAGTAATGACTTCCACAGCTTCAAGGCTgaatggatgtttttctttacattatcTATATGTTAATTTTGACTGGACATtgcattttttatatttctgaaatAAACTCTAGCTTAAGGGCATCAAACTATCAAATATTGTTAGAAGTAATGCTTAAGCAGCACATTATCAATGCAATCAGAAGTGCCACTGCCCAATTTAGACCTGTGTGTTGGCAAATTTTAACAATACTGTTTTTTGCAAATGTCTTGGTTTGGAGGAAATGATAACTAATCCTAAACAATGTTAAATCATCCACTTTCTGTAGAATCAATTTTACCATTTCATCCACCAACTCCTTCCTATTATCTGAGAACATGTGATCTGGAAGTCCCCATTGGCTTATGGCCTCCCAACATAAGAACTTGGCATCAGACTGAGCATCCTCTCGCTTGGTAGGACAAACCTCAGGCCACTGCAAAACTCTGTCTACACCTACTAGCCTGTATCTGTTTAAGCATCAATTGGTTTTATCATATCAACAAAGTCCCTGACTAGCTCACTCTTGGAGTCAGAATATAACCAGGAGGGACCATCACCCCTCTCCTAACATTGTTTTTTAGACAGATTGTACATCTGTCTATGACATGATCAATTTGTTCAATCAAATATGGTGCCCAAAAACCTTCTCTTAATGTCCCCCCTTGCAACATGTGCTTGCCCATTTGCTGCTTGACACCATCTTGTGGTTCTTCATCCTCTGGGGTTGTCAAATGCTCAACAAAATCTACACAGCAAAAATCCCAGTGTATATTGTACTCCTTAAGTGTACATTTAACACCAGTTTCGGTGTCTATATAGGTCCAAGAGTTCGGTGTTCAGTGAACACTGTCAAAAGTGTAAACTATATACTCCAAATAAAGAGTTACATTTGAACCCTTACAGTGTGCAATAGTACTCCCTCACTGGTACTTTTAGACACTattccagtgctttcaacacctGCAGTATAAACCTACAACTCCAAGAGACTAAAAGATATACTCTGAGTAAGTGTTTTATAGAACTCTGCAGAGCTTATCATTTTACACTCTGGGAATGAGAATATACTCTGTAATTGGTGTACACTTAACACCTTTAAAGTGAATTATGATCACTTTGAGAATATATAAtacacacattcttttcttGAAAACGTAACATTATCTTtactataatataataaacatattaaCAAATGTCTTAACATTATGGAAGTGTACAGTCGGCTCTTATTACAAtgacatcagttttattttagtaGTCTATGCATTACATcatagaataaacaaacaccagtCAGATTATCCCTTGGcagtaaacaaaaaactgttgacTATTTTTTGTCACTACAAACTCCCTGACAAAATCCCTCTTTGAATTACTAGTGCTCCACTACAGCTCAGCAAGGAAACATtgtctgctgaaacacagatacTGTAACTTTGGGTGATACAGCCTTCAAAAATCTGAACCTGTCCTTTAAAGAACAATATACTCAGCCTGTTAATGTACAACATGACATTCAGCGGGTGCTGCAGTACTGTCAACAGGTGTAATCTGAAACTGAACCATAAATTAGTTCATACACCAAACATCAAACACTGCCAAAGGTACGAAGCCATGGTGCAAAATAAGcttgacaaattattttttttatatcatcactgagatttaaaaaaaaaaacagatgtgtaaAAGATCaaacataaaagttaaaacCTTTCGCCAGCTCCAGTCCGCTGCTCTCTGTGGTTTGAGAGGTCCTTCTCTTGACTCCACTGTTATTGCCAGAACTGAGTcctcgctgtgtgttttttagtttcCATGCAATGTAGCCCTCATTGCTCTCTGCATCAAAGAAATGCTCCtaagttgaaaataaataaaagaaatttaAGCATGATTATACACCTAGTAAAAggaaaatgcatcaaaacattGGCTGTCAATTTCAAGAATGTTGACTGCCCACTTGCTGCCTGTACAACACCACCTGTTACTCATAATAATTTAACTTAATAATTTGAGGAGTTGGGGAACGTCTCAgtaaaaaaatacttacataGCCCTTTCTGGAGTAGGGATCTCTTAGGGAAGGGAACAGTGTTACAATCCCCAATGCATATTGTGTCCTCTTGTCCTTTGGTGGAGCACTTCTGTGGGTGTAATGGATAGGTTGCATTGATGGCAAGAAACTccattacatgtttttcatgAACAACATGTTTGCAATCAAATACTATGAATGTGCCTTTATAACTAAATAATGCACCTTGAAGCATTTTACATACCCATACTTTTCCAACATATCAGCAACAACGGTGTTGACAAGTTCACGGCGTGTTCGGTCCTTCATCTGTCCTTTAGTCGCATATTCTGCAAGTATTTTGTCCCCTCCAGGCTTTTGTTCCAGAACTCTCTCGACAAGcttgaaaacaagaaaaatataagaagaaaaaataagatcacaccccacaacaaaaatatgatgtCAAAAACATACATCATAATGAGAAGGAACATACAAAAAACACCACCTCTTTGGCTCGTGAAGAACTGTCATCAACATGCTGACTTCTTGGGGGGCTCAGAATGCAATCATCGATGCGCTGTCTTTTGGGAGACATCAGAAAAGCATCACTATCCGACGAGTGTGATGATAGTGACAAGGTGTCTGTGCATGATGATGCAGGAGAGTCTGAAAAGAGGgaacacatcattttcaaaaacacatttcacatctgATTTCATTAATTGACTCACAGTTTCAAATAAGAAGAGGTGAGGGCATGGAAAGACATggtgaaaatgtgcatgtgtctttCAGCCATATACCATTAACAGACTACAATCAGTTTTGATGGTTAATGTCGCTACATTTTAGGCAATTTAGGCTACAACAGACAGTCTTCTTGGTGGCAACTAAGTGCCGAGGTCTGTATTCTTATCAGTTGATATTTTCATAAGTAAATGGATTGGTTCTGTaagtaatgaaaaacaaattctgcCTAAATgatcaaattacattttaaagggaaaattgGTGAGTACCTTATTAATTGTGTGATTAAAAGCCAATTACAATGATCAGATATTGATAGTGTAAGCCTGAAATGCACAATTTGATCAAACGACCACTTaccacagacagaaagattGTCAACAATCGTCCACTGGATGTCAGATTTTTCCTCCAGGATGTCACTAAAGACCTCTTCATCAACCTCTGTTCCACTCTCATCCAGCAAATATATGTCCTTCTCAGCCGGTATACTGAACTTCCTTTTAGCTtcgaacacagaaaaaaggataAATTAAGCTTGGGTACATCTCTTATTGTAACTTAGTGTTACAATAAGAGATTTTTGCAACTAAAACACAACGACCTGAGAATACAAATTACGTGTCAGTAGTATAGTGGATAAAAGTGAACACATACTATGTCTTAACAGCTCTTAGTTTGACTAGATGTTTATTTACCTGTAGGGAGCTTATCTTTTTCAGTTAAGAATGGCTGTCCATTGCTTCCATCAACAGCCAATGACAGGTTATTCAATTATGAATGTCCTGGTgacacaatatacagtacaaccTTTAGGCTACTTGCAGCATAGACATTAGCTTACCCTCCTTGAGAAATTCTGAGTGAGAGGCTCCATGTAGTTTGATGTacttcttctttcctttatACTGCACCTTGAACAGCATGGCTGTAGGTTTTCCACGACTACAACATAAAGATAGAATTGCATTAGTGGACACAAAAGTACAAAACCAGGCCTTGTACACAACTTAATTCTACCTCATGACTGGACGCGGTCAGGCCAGGTGAGATGGAGAATACACACCCAACACTGAAGAAAGGTACAGGCAACACGAGGTTCAAGGGCTATGCTATGCTAACTGCGACCCGAGCACATGCTGTCACCCTGCTCACTGCCACGGTCTTCGGTCCTCTTATCGCTCTTACTCCCACTGACGGTCGTGTATGAGTCCGACAAGCCCGCTCTTCATTCGGACACTACTTTTCTCCGGTGTTAAATATGTGCAGTGCTAGCGACATATTTTCGGTCTGGAGCATACATGCATTAGAGCGGGAGTCGGAAGCTTTGAAGTAGCTTCAGTGATATTAGCTCAGCGGGAGAgagctaatgctaacaggcAAATCgtatttttctcatgttgaaTAACCTGCTTCACTATGGCTTGCGTTACGACCGCAATTAAAATTctaaaaagtttaacatttacagtgACTTTACAACTAATAGAGTAAGCTAGCTAAACTAAACTGAAGCCACCTTATTGCCTCTTTAAGTAATGTTGGCGTTTTCAATTATTAATGATAGTTATGAGACTCAAAACGTGAAGAATTATTTGATATTCTCGACATTATTCACTTTATAGTTTCTCACCTGCAGTCCAACGCAGCTTTTGCATAGATGTATAATCCGTAGGCTGTGGATGGGGGGAGAGACAGGCTGGTGCAGGTCCGTTGCTGCACTGCTCCGACATGATACATAACACCCACCGTGCCAACCAATGAGAGGGCGCAGAGAACTGATGACAAAATCGAAACCTAAATGGTGATGCGGCCGGGAAAGACTCAATCAACAAATAGACTCcaataatgcaaaataaacactgcaaTTACTCTACTCTGACACTCTACTTGGAAAAAACACCTGAGAGTGATTCTGGCTCAGCCTGAGGAGTGTACTTTGTGCTCATTTGACACCAAAGTGTAAGGTTTTTTACTCTGGTCATCAAAACTCCAGGATTTTAACACTTTGGCATTTGCTGTGCACTGTGGTGCCCCTTGCCAAATTGACATACTCCTATTACCTGTGATAGTCTCTATGCCACAACCTGCTCAAGGCATTTGTACCATGATTCAAAGGAATTCTTCGACCATAATTTTCAAGGATTATTGCAGGATAACTCCTGTTccact
The sequence above is drawn from the Acanthopagrus latus isolate v.2019 unplaced genomic scaffold, fAcaLat1.1, whole genome shotgun sequence genome and encodes:
- the LOC119016386 gene encoding uncharacterized protein LOC119016386 isoform X2, translating into MYHVGAVQQRTCTSLSLPPSTAYGLYIYAKAALDCSRGKPTAMLFKVQYKGKKKYIKLHGASHSEFLKEAKRKFSIPAEKDIYLLDESGTEVDEEVFSDILEEKSDIQWTIVDNLSVCDSPASSCTDTLSLSSHSSDSDAFLMSPKRQRIDDCILSPPRSQHVDDSSSRAKELVERVLEQKPGGDKILAEYATKGQMKDRTRRELVNTVVADMLEKSAPPKDKRTQYALGIVTLFPSLRDPYSRKGYEHFFDAESNEGYIAWKLKNTQRGLSSGNNSGVKRRTSQTTESSGLELAKGFNFYV
- the LOC119016386 gene encoding uncharacterized protein LOC119016386 isoform X1, yielding MYHVGAVQQRTCTSLSLPPSTAYGLYIYAKAALDCSRGKPTAMLFKVQYKGKKKYIKLHGASHSEFLKEAKRKFSIPAEKDIYLLDESGTEVDEEVFSDILEEKSDIQWTIVDNLSVCDSPASSCTDTLSLSSHSSDSDAFLMSPKRQRIDDCILSPPRSQHVDDSSSRAKELVERVLEQKPGGDKILAEYATKGQMKDRTRRELVNTVVADMLEKYGSAPPKDKRTQYALGIVTLFPSLRDPYSRKGYEHFFDAESNEGYIAWKLKNTQRGLSSGNNSGVKRRTSQTTESSGLELAKGFNFYV
- the LOC119016386 gene encoding uncharacterized protein LOC119016386 isoform X3, whose amino-acid sequence is MYHVGAVQQRTCTSLSLPPSTAYGLYIYAKAALDCSRGKPTAMLFKVQYKGKKKYIKLHGASHSEFLKEAKRKFSIPAEKDIYLLDESGTEVDEEVFSDILEEKSDIQWTIVDNLSVCDSPASSCTDTLSLSSHSSDSDAFLMSPKRQRIDDCILSPPRSQHVDDSSSRAKELVERVLEQKPGGDKILAEYATKGQMKDRTRRELVNTVVADMLEKYGSISLMQRAMRATLHGN